One genomic region from Muriicola soli encodes:
- a CDS encoding DUF2853 family protein encodes MANKREVLIEKYAETLRTKFNHQPDMALLRKVTIGLGPSIYNRDSANVSGSNEAELARVKDNFLINKLGLQDSEVLDKAILDIIEEYGVSERTKYRAVIYYLLTRKFEKENIYN; translated from the coding sequence ATGGCCAACAAAAGGGAAGTATTGATTGAGAAATACGCAGAAACATTAAGGACAAAGTTTAATCACCAACCTGATATGGCACTGCTTCGAAAAGTAACCATAGGCTTAGGCCCTTCCATCTACAATCGCGATTCGGCTAATGTCTCAGGCTCGAATGAAGCGGAGCTGGCCAGGGTTAAGGATAATTTTTTGATCAATAAACTGGGCCTGCAGGATAGTGAAGTCCTCGATAAAGCCATACTTGATATCATTGAGGAATACGGCGTCTCAGAGCGCACGAAGTACCGTGCGGTGATTTACTATCTGCTCACCAGGAAATTTGAAAAAGAGAATATCTACAATTAA
- a CDS encoding CvfB family protein codes for MIELGNYNELTILRSTSVGLFLGDEDVDDLLLPTKYAPEDFEIGQKLEVFCYLDHEERPIATTLKPFIKRNSFAYLRVAEVNEIGAFMDWGLEKHLLVPYREQRSKMVQGSWEVVYCYLDEKSFRLVGSSRLSKFLSNENTELSLNEEVSLLVYRRSDLGWDVVVNGSHRGLIFHSDVFQEISVGDKIKGYVKQIRPDKKLDIALQPIGLKALEPAADLIYQKLLHSDGFLNLNDSSSPEEIRSVFSMSKKTFKKAIGTLYKAKRITLEKDGIQLVK; via the coding sequence ATGATTGAATTGGGTAATTACAACGAGCTTACAATTCTTAGAAGTACAAGTGTTGGTCTATTCCTCGGGGATGAAGATGTGGACGATCTGCTTCTGCCTACCAAATATGCGCCGGAGGATTTTGAAATAGGTCAAAAACTAGAAGTATTCTGTTACCTCGATCATGAGGAGCGGCCCATTGCCACAACACTCAAACCCTTTATCAAAAGAAATAGTTTTGCGTATCTGCGGGTAGCAGAAGTGAACGAAATAGGTGCTTTTATGGACTGGGGTCTGGAAAAACATCTATTGGTTCCGTATCGGGAACAGAGAAGTAAAATGGTTCAGGGATCCTGGGAGGTAGTCTACTGCTATCTGGATGAAAAATCATTTCGGTTGGTGGGGTCGAGTCGACTTTCTAAATTCCTGTCAAACGAGAATACAGAGCTCAGTTTAAATGAAGAAGTCTCTCTTTTGGTCTACCGTCGATCTGATTTAGGATGGGATGTGGTAGTGAACGGAAGCCATAGGGGCCTCATTTTCCACAGCGATGTATTTCAGGAAATTAGCGTAGGGGACAAGATTAAGGGCTACGTAAAACAAATTCGCCCTGATAAAAAACTCGATATTGCTCTTCAACCCATTGGACTTAAAGCATTGGAGCCGGCGGCCGATCTCATCTACCAAAAATTGCTGCATAGCGACGGCTTTCTTAATCTCAATGATTCATCTAGCCCTGAGGAGATCAGGTCAGTGTTTTCAATGAGCAAGAAAACCTTTAAAAAAGCCATTGGTACCTTGTATAAAGCGAAGCGAATAACCCTGGAGAAAGATGGTATTCAGTTGGTAAAGTAA